The Metarhizium brunneum chromosome 3, complete sequence DNA window AAATTGGCTGCGTGTGGGTTTGGTGGCCAGTTAGTTGAAGGCGCGGGTATAGACTTCATAGTCCAAAGCGGCTCTTTGCTTATAATCCTGCCATGTTCTGAGGCGAGAAACTCTTCATGTGTCAGACATGTGACTCCCGGTTGACTGAAATCATCATTTGCCATCCGTTCTAACGTGGCCGCGTCAAGTTGTTTCACCTTTCTGGCGTAAATGCTAAAGGCTTCCTCGTGTGTGACATGTTGCTCTTGCACACCGAGCATATCCATTGTTGGCTTGGAGTTGAGCGATCCATGTAGCTGATACCACTTCCCATCCTTTGCTTGATAAATATTTGTAGCTTGTTGATGAATTGGTTTTTGTATATCATATAAATCACCTTTATCAAGCTCAGCCGCCAAGGGAGCATGTTGCCAGAAGGGCTTGCCATTGATTTCAGGTAAAAAGAATGACTGGAGAAACAATGTTGCGAGGTCACTGTCTTTTATTTAGCAAGGCTGTTGCATACTCTCGAAAACTTCGTTTGCACCGTGACGAGTTGGGGATTGCTTACGTGTCGACTTGAACGTCTTGGTACTCTGTTCCGTATCGATGTGCGCATATTGCATTCGCTGTCGCTGCTACAAATCCTGAAAGGGCAGAGGCAGATTCTGTCATTTTGCAACAAGTGGGCATGTATGGCTTGGGATCGATGCCAACAAACTGGACATGCTTTGCTGCTTCAATAATGGATGCAGGCAGACCCAACTGCTCGTTGTTGATGAGATGTTCGTGGAAAATACGCGCGCTTTCTTCTTGCACTGAATAGTTGTCCATTTTGCAAATCGTTTCTGGGCGTGTCATGTTGATGTGAATCGGGATCGAGTATCAATTGGTTGTAGTGTCCTGTTGGTTTATCAACACTGACTTGTGTTGCGCAAAGTATCGATTACCCCGTGTCACACAATGATATAGACAAAGTACATGTAGGCACGCCTCATTTGCAGCGTGAGATTAGTCACAGACTGTAGTTGAGTGCCTGCACTTGAAGCATGAATGCCCTACCAGCGCATGGACGAGACGCCACTGCCCCTGTAGGACCGTGACAAGAAACAACCTGGTCCAGATATGGCGTCGTGGCGTCTTCCCGCAGAATTCTGGAGCTCGTGGCCTGCAGCCTTCTGCAACAGGACGAATATAGCCTACATGTGTATCAATGTACTGCTGCTCTGTCTCAGCCCGTCCCACATTTACTGCTGGAATACGCCCAAGCATTGCCAAAGGGTCAAGCTCCGGTATACATAGTGCGCGGCCATGGAAAACATTATCTTTCGCAATCAATGGCCGGAAAACTCATCACAACCTGGAAACAATCGGGGATGCGGTGTCCATTATCGACATTAGGCTATACTACTTGCACGCAAAGCGCATCTTATCGCCGCTCGGCCATCTAGATGAAACCTGACGATGCTATTGATATCGGAACTTGTAACGATGAGATCAAAGTCCTTTAACCACTCCTCAATGCCCGGGGTGGCCCTGAAAGCTATAGTCATGAGCGCCATTTGATGAGCTTTGGCCGCCTTGACCAGTCTGTCTCTGGCCTCGCAGAATACGGCATCGTCTTCTTTCCTTCCTGGGCCTCTGACCGGTAGGCGCAGTGAGACTCGCATATCACCCGGGCCGAGCATCAGGGCATTGATGCCTGGTGTAGCTGCAATCTCGTCGACATTTTCTAGCCCAAGCTGTTGTTATTGATTAGAAAAGGTCTAGTTCAGGTTGTGAAGACAAGAGTGCCAAAAGTCTTACGGTAGTTTCAATCTGGCATATGACGGCGACATGCTCATCCGAGATTGTCTCGGCCGTGTGTCCATCCGGTGCTTGATCTGTAAGGAACGGCACAAGAGCCCATGGTGCCAGTGATCTTTCACCACCCTTGTAAGCATATCTGACCTTGTTtaccgccgccatggcatccTTTCGTGAATTTATGTGCGGAAAGACAATGCCAGATGCCCCTAGGAGAGTCAGCACTCTCCCTTGGCCACAACGAGAGGGTAACATCTTCCTCACCAGCGTCCAAAGCGTAGGCGAGCAAATGGGATTCAGCGCCTGGAACGCGCACCAGCGTACACGTCTTGCCCTCGCTTGTAAAGTTGATTGTTCGAATGAGTCCCACCAGATTCTCGGCATCGATGGCTCTGCATGGGTTGCGCGTTAGCAACTGGTTGTGTTGAGTGTGCTATCATGACACATACGTGTGTTGCGCATCAATAAGAATAAACTCGAACCCTAGCACAGACGCAGACCGCGCCGCTTCCATGTGTGGAATAGACAGCATGGCGCCAAACAACCGTTTCTGTCCACTCGAGTCACTGTCGCGAGTAGACTGAATGGCGGCGACAAAGTTTGATGGCTGGAAAAGCGACAATGCCCGGAATGCTTCCATGACTGAGATTGAATTGAAGCAAATATCCAAACTGCCACAAAAAGACAACCTGTAACAAGAATTCAAGGCTTGGATCTGCCCCGCGCTCGAGAATGGAACTTGTTCAGATGCTGGGGAGGATTTGAACCGCTACCCTGCAACGTCTGGATACATTATCAAGCTTCGAACCAGGGTGAGCAAAACTTGGCCATCGCACCGACATTCATCATTGAAGTACTTGTCCATAGCTGAACATTCCGATATGAGCAATCAATATCCTCTGCTACTCCCGGCCACATCGCGCATGTTACGCTACAAGCCAAGGAAAACCTACATGCTTCTCAATGAACATCCTACCCTGCTCCGTCGAGAAATACGGGAGCACGGCATACAATATCGTATAGTATAGGCTTGCATACGACTATCAATGCATGCGACATCATGTTTCTAGTCACACCGCCATTTACAAAAGCTATATTCTTAGCTCATGCACCATCATGCATGGCGCAGAGAATGGTCTGTCGTGGATATCTTGTACCACCTGTTGCTCCCGGCCGATTGTCTCAGTTGAATTTCCGCCTTGGACCAAGTCTCGCTCTACATCTGTGCCTGACTCCGGGTCACCAAGAAGAGACCGGTGACGCGACACCAAGCAGCACCTTCAGATAGACGTATCATCTGTTGGACACAATTCGTTCAAGGGTGGGTAAGTAAAATGATGACCAGACTACGGCCATGATGTCCCGTCGACCACTCACAAATTACAATAGTCGTACCAGTACTCCGAGCACTGGGTTGCAAAATCGTGCTTCAGCTTGGGCCGAATGCCTTCAACACATTCAACAATGCGTATCAAGTTATCGTATGTGGCT harbors:
- the bphF gene encoding 4-hydroxy-2-oxovalerate aldolase, coding for MEAFRALSLFQPSNFVAAIQSTRDSDSSGQKRLFGAMLSIPHMEAARSASVLGFEFILIDAQHTAIDAENLVGLIRTINFTSEGKTCTLVRVPGAESHLLAYALDAGASGIVFPHINSRKDAMAAVNKVRYAYKGGERSLAPWALVPFLTDQAPDGHTAETISDEHVAVICQIETTLGLENVDEIAATPGINALMLGPGDMRVSLRLPVRGPGRKEDDAVFCEARDRLVKAAKAHQMALMTIAFRATPGIEEWLKDFDLIVTSSDINSIVRFHLDGRAAIRCALRASSIA